From the Oryza glaberrima chromosome 5, OglaRS2, whole genome shotgun sequence genome, one window contains:
- the LOC127774932 gene encoding LRR receptor-like serine/threonine-protein kinase ERECTA, with product MMAVLARLGVIVVLWAVVAEGILDPVDFLALQAVRRSLDDMPGSSFFEAWDFTADPCGFPGVFCDGNKVSALALGDPRAGSPGLSGRLDQALGRLSALTELSLVPGRVEGELPESLSSCRNLRFLAVSKNLISGQIPDGLGGLSNLRTLDVSFNQISGTIPASIATLPSITNLILCHNHLTGGIPSFPDSSPLIRLDLKHNDLSGGVPNLPSTLQYLSLSANRLTGTVDSVLPRLTRLNYLDLSMNQLDGPIPASVFTLPLSVLQLQRNFFSGLLQPANDVTIQVVDLSYNRFWGPVSPLLAGVGQLYLNNNRFTGEVPARLVQELVGSGGLQVLYLQHNFLTGIEISPASSLPSSVSLCLMYNCMVPPVYAPCPLKAGSTNTRPADQCPEWRG from the coding sequence ATGATGGCGGTGCTCGCGCGGCTGGGCGTCATTGTGGTGTtgtgggcggtggtggcggaggggaTTCTTGACCCCGTCGACTTCCTGGCGCTGCAGGCGGTGCGGCGGTCGCTCGACGATATGCCTGGCTCGTCGTTCTTCGAAGCGTGGGACTTCACGGCCGACCCGTGCGGGTTCCCCGGGGTGTTCTGCGACGGCAACAAGGTGTCGGCGCTGGCGCTCGGCGACCCGAGGGCGGGGTCGCCGGGGCTGTCCGGGCGGCTCGACCAGGCGCTGGGGCGGCTGTCCGCGCTCACCGAGCTGTCGCTCGTGCCCGGGCGCGTCGAAGGCGAGCTCCCGGAGTCGCTCAGCTCGTGCCGGAACCTCCGATTCTTGGCCGTCAGCAAGAACCTCATCTCCGGCCAGATACCGGACGGCCTCGGCGGGCTGTCCAACCTCCGGACGCTCGACGTCAGCTTCAACCAAATCTCCGGCACCATCCCGGCGTCGATCGCCACGCTGCCGTCGATCACCAACCTCATCCTCTGCCACAACCATCTCACCGGCGGCATCCCGTCGTTCCCGGACTCGTCGCCGCTCATCCGGCTCGACCTCAAGCACAACGACCTCTCCGGCGGCGTGCCGAACCTGCCGAGCACGCTCCAGTACCTCTCGCTCTCGGCGAACCGGCTCACCGGCACCGTCGACTCCGTGCTCCCCCGGCTCACTCGGCTCAACTACCTCGACCTCAGCATGAACCAGCTCGACGGCCCAATCCCGGCGTCCGTCTTCACATTGCCGCTGTCCGTGCTCCAGCTGCAGCGCAACTTCTTCTCCGGCCTCCTCCAGCCGGCGAACGACGTGACGATCCAGGTGGTGGACCTGAGCTACAACCGCTTCTGGGgccccgtgtcgccgctcctcgccggcgtcgggcAGCTGTACCTGAACAACAACCGGTTCACCGGCGAGGTGCCGGCGCGGTTGGTGCAGGAGCTGGTCGGCTCCGGCGGGCTCCAGGTGCTGTACCTGCAGCACAACTTCCTCACCGGCATCGAGAtttcgccggcgtcgtcgctcCCCTCCAGCGTCTCGCTCTGCCTCATGTACAACTGCATGGTGCCGCCGGTGTACGCGCCGTGCCCGCTCAAGGCCGGCTCGACGAACACCCGGCCGGCCGACCAGTGCCCGGAGTGGAGGGGCTAA
- the LOC127773855 gene encoding LEC14B protein-like isoform X1, protein MGYGMSRMEEEYSEHEDQNNGGSNSQVNNEFLNTHNDIFHMTQIRSGPSESLRKSIGTSKDVISTTRLLSGREINSSGNGKFSSVDRVFLLGRYLPVDGPEIVDRMDSRAYVSQFSADGSLFVAGFQGSHIRIYDVDKGWKVHRDIHARSLRWTISDASLSPDQQFLVYSSLAPIIHIVNVGTAAKQSYANITDIHDGLDFSQHEDVRYTFGIFSVKFSSDGRELVAGSNDDSIYVYDLVANKLTLRLPAHHSDVNTVAFADETGHLIYSGSDDNLCKVWDRRCLSTEEPAGVLTGHLHGITHIDSRGDGRCFISNGKDQAIKMWDIRKMTSNADSYEDRTSNWDYRYSRYPQQYKQLKHPHDQSIATYRGHSVLRTLIRCYFSPAYSTGQKYIYTGSYDSSVCIYDVVSGSQVAKLKGYHQLAIRDCSWHPFVPMLVSSSWDGRVAKWSRSSCQQEETTDLD, encoded by the exons ATGGGTTATGGCATGAGTAGGATGGAGGAGGAATACAGCGAGCATGAAGATCAGAATAATGGTGGATCTAATTCACAAGTGAATAATGAGTTCTTAAACACACATAATGATATTTTCCATATGACTCAAATAAGATCAGGACCTAGTGAAAGTCTTCGCAAGTCTATTGGTACAAGCAAAGATGTGATATCGACAACCAGGTTATTGTCTGGAAGGGAAATTAATTCTTCAGGAAATGGGAAGTTCTCTTCAGTTGATCGTGTGTTTCTTCTTGGTCGTTATCTTCCAGTTGATGGCCCTGAAATAGTGGACAGGATGGATTCCCGAGCTTATGTTTCACAGTTTTCTGCTGATGGATCTCTTTTTGTTGCTGGTTTTCAG GGAAGCCACATAAGAATATATGATGTTGATAAAGGTTGGAAAGTACATAGGGACATTCATGCTAGAAGTTTGAGATGGACCATTAGTGACGCATCACTTTCCCCTGATCAACAGTTTCTT GTCTACTCCAGTCTAGCACCGATTATCCATATCGTCAATGTTGGGACTGCTGCAAaacaatcatatgctaatatCACT GACATCCACGATGGACTAGATTTTTCACAGCATGAAGATGTCCGATATACATTTGGAATATTTTCTGTTAAATTCTCTTCTGATGGCCGAGAGCTTGTTGCTGGCAGTAACGATGATTCAATATATGTTTATGACCTTGTGGCAAACAAACTAACGTTGCGTTTGCCTGCTCATCAT TCTGATGTCAACACAGTAGCATTTGCTGACGAAACTGGCCATCTCATATATTCTGGAAGTGATGATAATTTATGCAAG GTCTGGGATAGGCGATGTTTATCCACAGAAGAACCTGCTGGAGTTTTGACTGGGCATTTGCATGGCATTACTCATATTGATAGCCGTGGAGATGGTCGGTGTTTCATATCAAATGGAAAAGACCAAGCTATCAAAATGTGGGACATCAGGAAAATGACATCCAATGCTGATAG TTATGAAGACAGAACCTCAAATTGGGACTATAGATATTCAAGATATCCACAACAGTATAAGCAACTAAAGCATCCCCATGATCAGTCAATAGCTACATACCGGGGCCATTCAGTTCTTCGTACATTGATCCGTTGCTATTTTTCTCCTGCATATAG CACAGGACAGAAGTACATATATACAGGATCCTATGATTCTAGTGTTTGTATCTACGATGTG GTGAGCGGATCACAAGTTGCAAAACTCAAAGGATATCATCAGCTGGCAATTCGAGACTGCAGTTGGCATCCCTTCGTCCCTATGCTTGTCAGCTCATCCTGGGACGGCCGGGTTGCCAAGTGGTCCAGGTCTTCCTGTCAGCAAGAAGAGACTACTGATCTCGATTGA
- the LOC127773855 gene encoding LEC14B protein-like isoform X2, producing MDSRAYVSQFSADGSLFVAGFQGSHIRIYDVDKGWKVHRDIHARSLRWTISDASLSPDQQFLVYSSLAPIIHIVNVGTAAKQSYANITDIHDGLDFSQHEDVRYTFGIFSVKFSSDGRELVAGSNDDSIYVYDLVANKLTLRLPAHHSDVNTVAFADETGHLIYSGSDDNLCKVWDRRCLSTEEPAGVLTGHLHGITHIDSRGDGRCFISNGKDQAIKMWDIRKMTSNADSYEDRTSNWDYRYSRYPQQYKQLKHPHDQSIATYRGHSVLRTLIRCYFSPAYSTGQKYIYTGSYDSSVCIYDVVSGSQVAKLKGYHQLAIRDCSWHPFVPMLVSSSWDGRVAKWSRSSCQQEETTDLD from the exons ATGGATTCCCGAGCTTATGTTTCACAGTTTTCTGCTGATGGATCTCTTTTTGTTGCTGGTTTTCAG GGAAGCCACATAAGAATATATGATGTTGATAAAGGTTGGAAAGTACATAGGGACATTCATGCTAGAAGTTTGAGATGGACCATTAGTGACGCATCACTTTCCCCTGATCAACAGTTTCTT GTCTACTCCAGTCTAGCACCGATTATCCATATCGTCAATGTTGGGACTGCTGCAAaacaatcatatgctaatatCACT GACATCCACGATGGACTAGATTTTTCACAGCATGAAGATGTCCGATATACATTTGGAATATTTTCTGTTAAATTCTCTTCTGATGGCCGAGAGCTTGTTGCTGGCAGTAACGATGATTCAATATATGTTTATGACCTTGTGGCAAACAAACTAACGTTGCGTTTGCCTGCTCATCAT TCTGATGTCAACACAGTAGCATTTGCTGACGAAACTGGCCATCTCATATATTCTGGAAGTGATGATAATTTATGCAAG GTCTGGGATAGGCGATGTTTATCCACAGAAGAACCTGCTGGAGTTTTGACTGGGCATTTGCATGGCATTACTCATATTGATAGCCGTGGAGATGGTCGGTGTTTCATATCAAATGGAAAAGACCAAGCTATCAAAATGTGGGACATCAGGAAAATGACATCCAATGCTGATAG TTATGAAGACAGAACCTCAAATTGGGACTATAGATATTCAAGATATCCACAACAGTATAAGCAACTAAAGCATCCCCATGATCAGTCAATAGCTACATACCGGGGCCATTCAGTTCTTCGTACATTGATCCGTTGCTATTTTTCTCCTGCATATAG CACAGGACAGAAGTACATATATACAGGATCCTATGATTCTAGTGTTTGTATCTACGATGTG GTGAGCGGATCACAAGTTGCAAAACTCAAAGGATATCATCAGCTGGCAATTCGAGACTGCAGTTGGCATCCCTTCGTCCCTATGCTTGTCAGCTCATCCTGGGACGGCCGGGTTGCCAAGTGGTCCAGGTCTTCCTGTCAGCAAGAAGAGACTACTGATCTCGATTGA